The following are encoded together in the Alphaproteobacteria bacterium genome:
- a CDS encoding RidA family protein, which yields MPQAKGPRHHNTNPALEGFATYADALEVAAGNRLLFVSGQLGMADDGTVSESFAEQCALAWRNLGRALAAAGMGLGDLVMLRIYLTDAAQLGTMRRIKDETLGELRVASSVLVVAALADPGWQIEIEAVAAKPPG from the coding sequence ATGCCTCAGGCGAAAGGCCCGCGCCACCACAACACCAACCCGGCACTCGAGGGTTTCGCGACCTATGCCGATGCCCTGGAAGTGGCGGCCGGGAATCGGCTGCTGTTCGTCTCGGGGCAGTTGGGCATGGCCGACGATGGCACGGTCTCTGAAAGCTTCGCCGAACAGTGCGCCCTGGCCTGGCGTAACCTTGGGCGCGCCCTGGCGGCGGCCGGCATGGGGCTTGGCGATCTCGTCATGTTGCGCATTTACCTGACCGACGCCGCCCAGCTCGGCACCATGCGCCGCATCAAGGACGAAACCCTGGGTGAGTTGCGCGTCGCCTCGTCGGTTCTGGTGGTGGCGGCGCTGGCCGATCCGGGCTGGCAGATCGAGATCGAGGCGGTGGCCGCCAAGCCTCCGGGCTAA
- a CDS encoding Xaa-Pro peptidase family protein, whose protein sequence is MAPPVLHFRESELAARRGRAVQAMRAGGLDGLLLFKQESRYYLSGYDTGAHTYFHCLYLGADGRMGLLCRLPDVRQARFTSVIEDVRYWSDGPEARPGEDLRAMLEDYGCAGRRLGVETDCCGMTAQVWRHLATACQGFCHLEAAGHLIDRLRLVKSAAELEIVGRAAGLAYQALARGRELARPGAYEGDILAAMQGAVYQGGGQTSATEWAIGSGDGALLAYHTGRRHLAERDRLQLCLSGVYLRYHASLAASIFVGPAEPRLQRLFDTCQEALAEITAACRPGAALGDLVAAYRGVADGAGLDGAALTTCGHGLGATYAPAAADWPTIVMGSSLLIEAGMVLYLEAALVDGESRSAMALGESVEVTSSGCRPLVPATA, encoded by the coding sequence ATGGCACCGCCCGTCCTGCATTTCCGCGAAAGCGAATTGGCGGCCCGCCGCGGCCGCGCGGTTCAAGCCATGCGTGCCGGCGGCCTCGACGGTCTGCTGCTGTTCAAACAGGAAAGCCGCTATTACCTGTCAGGCTACGATACCGGCGCCCACACCTACTTCCATTGCCTCTATTTGGGTGCCGACGGCCGCATGGGGCTACTCTGCCGCCTGCCCGACGTGCGCCAGGCCCGTTTCACTTCGGTCATTGAGGACGTGCGCTATTGGTCCGACGGCCCCGAGGCCCGGCCCGGCGAGGACCTGCGCGCCATGCTCGAGGATTACGGCTGCGCCGGCCGACGCCTCGGCGTCGAGACCGATTGCTGCGGCATGACGGCCCAGGTCTGGCGGCACCTGGCGACGGCCTGCCAGGGTTTTTGCCACCTCGAAGCGGCCGGCCACCTGATCGACAGGCTGCGCCTGGTGAAAAGCGCGGCCGAGCTCGAGATCGTCGGCCGGGCCGCCGGGCTGGCCTACCAGGCTCTTGCCCGGGGCCGCGAGTTGGCCCGGCCCGGTGCCTATGAGGGCGATATCCTGGCCGCCATGCAAGGCGCCGTCTACCAGGGCGGCGGCCAGACATCGGCCACCGAGTGGGCCATCGGCTCGGGCGACGGGGCGCTGCTGGCCTACCACACGGGCCGGCGCCATCTGGCTGAACGCGACCGCCTGCAGCTCTGTCTCTCGGGCGTTTATCTACGCTATCACGCCAGCCTGGCGGCCTCGATATTCGTCGGCCCGGCCGAGCCCCGCCTGCAGCGCCTATTTGATACCTGCCAGGAAGCCCTGGCGGAAATCACCGCGGCCTGCCGCCCGGGGGCGGCGCTCGGCGACCTAGTGGCGGCCTACCGTGGGGTGGCTGATGGGGCCGGCCTGGACGGCGCCGCCCTGACCACCTGCGGCCACGGCCTGGGCGCCACCTACGCCCCGGCGGCGGCCGATTGGCCGACCATCGTGATGGGCTCGTCGCTCCTCATTGAGGCCGGCATGGTGCTTTATCTCGAGGCGGCGCTGGTCGACGGGGAAAGCCGCTCCGCCATGGCGCTCGGCGAAAGCGTGGAAGTCACGTCAAGCGGCTGCCGGCCGCTGGTCCCAGCAACGGCATAA
- a CDS encoding M20/M25/M40 family metallo-hydrolase, which translates to MSEQLLAAIDEHQALEFLAAMVRFKSYSGTPGEGELARFMADNMTSLGLDVALTEVTEGRLNAVGRWPGGAGGGSSLMFNGHLDTNPATDDWTIDPWGGKYDSEFIYGIGVSNMKAGDAAYFSALKTLIDNGVQLQGDVVLEYVIGELQGGVGTLKAIEDGVRTDYFINAEPTDLNGLTLHAGAFNFVVELHGITRHVSKREEGVDAVLAASALIPRLDAMTFSGATNDDHLAVNRANVGVVRGSLTQDFHDWRPPQVADYARLVGTARYAPSQSEESVLADVRRLLDELEAEFPGLRAVLTKEHDGLRPTMLPFEAAHTSPVVQAVGEAYRQVRGQAQPQGPIKPYCYYGTDAAHLLHKAGMAGIVCGPGGRYNTMPDERVDVPDYLDMIRIYLLAMLEVCRVG; encoded by the coding sequence ATGAGCGAACAATTGCTGGCGGCGATCGACGAACATCAGGCCCTCGAGTTTCTGGCCGCCATGGTGCGCTTCAAGAGCTACAGCGGCACCCCGGGCGAGGGCGAGCTGGCCCGCTTCATGGCCGACAACATGACCTCGTTGGGTCTCGATGTGGCGCTCACCGAGGTCACGGAGGGGCGTCTCAACGCGGTCGGCCGCTGGCCGGGCGGCGCTGGCGGCGGCTCGAGCTTGATGTTCAACGGCCACCTCGACACCAACCCGGCGACCGACGACTGGACCATCGATCCTTGGGGCGGCAAGTACGACAGCGAATTCATCTACGGCATCGGGGTTTCCAACATGAAGGCCGGTGACGCCGCCTATTTCAGCGCCCTCAAGACCCTGATCGACAACGGCGTCCAGTTGCAGGGCGACGTTGTTTTGGAGTACGTGATCGGCGAACTGCAGGGCGGCGTCGGCACCCTGAAGGCCATCGAAGATGGCGTCCGGACCGATTATTTCATCAACGCCGAACCCACCGACCTCAATGGCCTGACGTTGCACGCCGGGGCCTTTAATTTCGTCGTCGAGCTTCACGGCATCACCCGCCACGTCTCCAAGCGCGAGGAAGGCGTCGATGCCGTGCTTGCCGCCTCGGCGCTGATCCCCCGGCTCGACGCCATGACCTTCAGTGGAGCCACCAACGACGACCACTTGGCGGTAAATCGCGCCAACGTCGGCGTTGTGCGCGGCTCGCTGACGCAAGACTTTCACGACTGGCGACCGCCGCAGGTGGCCGACTATGCCCGCCTCGTCGGCACGGCGCGCTATGCCCCCAGTCAGAGCGAAGAAAGCGTGCTGGCCGACGTTCGCCGCCTGCTCGATGAATTGGAGGCCGAGTTCCCCGGACTGCGGGCGGTCCTGACCAAGGAACACGACGGCCTTCGTCCCACCATGCTGCCCTTCGAGGCGGCACACACCTCGCCCGTGGTGCAAGCCGTCGGCGAAGCCTACCGCCAGGTGCGCGGCCAGGCCCAGCCACAAGGGCCGATCAAGCCTTATTGTTATTACGGCACCGACGCCGCCCACCTGCTGCACAAGGCCGGCATGGCGGGCATCGTCTGCGGCCCGGGCGGGCGTTACAACACCATGCCCGACGAGCGCGTCGATGTGCCGGACTATCTCGATATGATCAGAATCTACCTGCTGGCCATGCTCGAGGTCTGCCGTGTCGGGTGA
- a CDS encoding IclR family transcriptional regulator — MSSLTAGIDILQCFSSERPELRVSDVARQLGVPKSTISRLMKDMLRHGLVEQDQSTRRYRPGPLAFRLGTLYQAHLKILDLVDAAVAALVEKFGLTGYIGVLNGSDVVILRVRQGSYPVRFVLEPGYRVPAFTTAIGKALLCRFDDEAVRDMHPPILHYDVTDFSTTVERLIEELAEARQRRWTKAVETTFAGFGAIAVAVGGMDGQQPVAFCLSYPTNATFEEQYDDMVEHLTAQASRIGLLSHDSFWTQPRDVAPGQDRNHAWPVLPAKTIISKTALEREEET, encoded by the coding sequence ATGAGCTCGCTTACCGCCGGCATCGACATCCTCCAGTGCTTTTCCTCGGAACGTCCCGAGTTGCGGGTCTCCGACGTGGCCCGCCAACTCGGCGTTCCCAAGAGCACGATATCGCGCCTGATGAAGGACATGCTGCGCCATGGCCTGGTGGAGCAGGACCAGAGCACGCGGCGCTATCGGCCCGGTCCCCTGGCCTTCCGCCTGGGCACCCTCTACCAGGCCCATTTGAAAATTCTCGACCTGGTCGATGCGGCGGTGGCGGCGCTGGTCGAGAAGTTCGGCCTGACCGGCTACATCGGCGTCCTCAACGGATCCGACGTGGTCATCCTGCGGGTCCGCCAGGGCTCCTATCCGGTGCGCTTCGTGCTGGAGCCCGGTTATCGCGTGCCGGCTTTCACCACCGCCATCGGCAAGGCGCTGCTCTGCCGCTTTGATGACGAGGCCGTACGCGACATGCATCCCCCGATCCTGCACTACGACGTCACCGACTTTTCCACCACGGTGGAGCGCTTGATCGAGGAATTGGCGGAGGCCCGGCAAAGGCGTTGGACCAAGGCCGTGGAGACCACGTTTGCCGGTTTCGGCGCCATTGCCGTAGCCGTCGGCGGCATGGACGGGCAGCAGCCCGTGGCTTTTTGTCTGTCCTACCCGACCAACGCCACCTTCGAAGAGCAGTACGACGACATGGTCGAGCATCTGACGGCGCAGGCCTCGCGCATCGGCCTGTTGTCCCACGACAGCTTCTGGACGCAACCCCGTGACGTCGCCCCGGGGCAAGATCGCAATCACGCCTGGCCGGTTCTGCCGGCCAAAACAATAATCAGCAAAACAGCACTCGAAAGGGAGGAAGAAACATGA
- a CDS encoding MATE family efflux transporter → PLISVWSFQLDGIFIGATRSRVLRNSMFLSVLVYAGAVALFVANWQNHGLWLALMILFTARALTLAAAYPRLERSVSGD, encoded by the coding sequence GCCGCTGATTTCGGTCTGGAGCTTCCAGCTCGACGGCATTTTCATCGGCGCCACGCGTAGCCGCGTGCTACGCAATTCGATGTTTCTCTCGGTGCTGGTCTACGCTGGCGCCGTGGCGCTGTTTGTGGCGAATTGGCAAAACCACGGGCTTTGGCTGGCTCTGATGATACTGTTTACCGCCCGTGCGCTGACGCTGGCTGCCGCCTATCCCAGGCTGGAGCGATCGGTTTCCGGAGATTAG
- a CDS encoding Xaa-Pro peptidase family protein, with product MSRRQTAARAAMATRNLDGLLLFQQESLYYLMGYDTTGYVAFQCLLLLPEGAATLLTRQRERLQAELTSSIEDIRTWQETEDADPVAELASLLEGAGCRGRRLGIELNAWGMTATRWQQIQAGLDGFCQLVDASDLVSELRLIKSPAEIACARRAAELADLSLAAAARLCLSGAYEGDIVGAMQGALFRGGGDYPNGMVAGSGPGALMVRGYSGYRKLDPNDQMQLEFAGAYRHYHAALMRTILTGGASDYQLSMHEACVAALTACQQACRPGQTFGQVFDAQAQVFDKAGFENCRLKACGYSLGATFGASWMDYPMLFSGNPVEIQPHMVIFLHMILLDSEAATAMSLGETVVVGEGACQRLSAADWKLIVN from the coding sequence ATGAGCCGACGCCAAACTGCGGCAAGGGCCGCCATGGCCACGCGCAACCTGGATGGTCTGCTGCTCTTTCAACAGGAAAGCCTGTACTATCTGATGGGCTACGACACCACCGGCTATGTCGCCTTCCAGTGCCTGCTGTTGTTGCCCGAGGGCGCCGCCACCCTGTTGACGCGCCAGCGTGAGCGCCTGCAGGCCGAGCTCACGTCAAGCATTGAAGATATTCGGACGTGGCAGGAAACCGAGGACGCCGACCCGGTTGCCGAACTCGCGTCGCTACTCGAGGGCGCCGGCTGCCGGGGCCGGCGCCTGGGCATCGAACTCAATGCCTGGGGCATGACCGCGACCCGCTGGCAGCAAATCCAGGCCGGCCTTGACGGTTTCTGCCAGCTGGTCGACGCCAGTGACCTGGTCAGCGAACTTCGCCTGATCAAGAGCCCGGCCGAGATCGCTTGCGCCCGCCGAGCCGCCGAACTGGCCGACTTGTCCCTGGCCGCGGCGGCCCGGCTCTGTCTCTCTGGTGCCTATGAGGGCGACATCGTCGGTGCCATGCAGGGTGCGCTGTTTCGTGGTGGCGGTGACTATCCCAACGGCATGGTCGCCGGATCGGGCCCCGGCGCGCTGATGGTGCGGGGCTATTCGGGCTATCGCAAACTGGATCCGAACGACCAGATGCAGCTCGAGTTTGCCGGCGCCTATCGCCATTACCATGCCGCCCTAATGCGCACCATCCTGACCGGCGGCGCCAGCGACTACCAGCTCAGCATGCATGAGGCCTGCGTCGCCGCGCTTACGGCCTGCCAGCAGGCCTGCCGGCCGGGCCAGACCTTCGGCCAGGTCTTCGATGCCCAGGCCCAGGTCTTCGACAAAGCGGGCTTCGAGAACTGCCGGCTCAAGGCCTGCGGCTACAGCCTGGGCGCCACCTTCGGCGCCAGTTGGATGGACTACCCCATGCTGTTTTCCGGCAATCCCGTCGAGATCCAGCCCCATATGGTGATTTTCCTGCACATGATCCTGCTCGACAGCGAAGCCGCCACGGCGATGTCCTTGGGCGAGACCGTCGTGGTCGGCGAGGGCGCCTGCCAGCGGCTCTCGGCGGCCGACTGGAAGCTGATCGTCAACTGA